From the Candidatus Cloacimonadota bacterium genome, one window contains:
- the infC gene encoding translation initiation factor IF-3 has product MPKERINEQINSLKVRVIDSDGKQVGIMPTREAIRKAEELNLDLVEISPNTDPPVCRILDFSKYYFEKEKKAKEARKKQHEIEIKEIKFGPNTEEHDYNFKKNNAIKFLKQHNKVKFTVRFRGRQMAHKELGFNVLEKLKTDLAHIADVDAAPVAERNLLSIIMTPKKDIDRILEKSGEAETAPETAASPAPETE; this is encoded by the coding sequence GTGCCGAAGGAAAGGATCAACGAACAGATCAACTCGCTCAAAGTGCGGGTGATCGATTCTGATGGCAAGCAGGTAGGCATCATGCCCACCCGCGAAGCCATCCGCAAAGCCGAGGAACTGAATCTGGACCTGGTGGAGATCTCCCCCAACACCGATCCCCCGGTCTGCCGCATCCTGGACTTCAGCAAGTACTATTTCGAAAAGGAAAAGAAAGCCAAGGAAGCCCGCAAGAAACAGCACGAGATCGAGATCAAGGAGATCAAGTTCGGCCCGAACACGGAAGAACATGACTACAATTTCAAGAAGAACAACGCGATCAAGTTTCTGAAACAGCACAACAAGGTGAAGTTCACCGTGCGTTTCCGGGGCCGGCAGATGGCCCACAAAGAGCTTGGCTTCAACGTTCTGGAAAAGCTGAAGACCGATCTGGCCCACATCGCCGACGTGGACGCGGCCCCCGTGGCTGAACGCAACCTGCTGTCCATCATCATGACCCCCAAAAAAGACATCGACCGCATCCTGGAAAAATCCGGGGAAGCCGAAACCGCGCCCGAAACAGCAGCCAGTCCAGCCCCCGAAACAGAATAA
- the rplT gene encoding 50S ribosomal protein L20, whose translation MPRSANNVSAHRRRKKYMLAARGNFGRRSKTYRVARQTVERGMAFAFAHRKLKKRQFRSLWITRINAACRINDMSYSRFINGLHKANIEINRKSLAHLAWHDSDAFAKLVEIAKG comes from the coding sequence ATGCCAAGATCAGCAAACAACGTATCCGCCCACCGCAGAAGAAAGAAATACATGCTGGCCGCGCGCGGCAACTTTGGCCGCCGCAGCAAGACCTACCGGGTTGCCCGCCAAACCGTGGAACGCGGCATGGCTTTCGCCTTTGCCCACCGCAAACTGAAAAAACGCCAGTTCCGCAGCCTCTGGATCACCCGCATCAACGCCGCCTGCCGCATCAACGACATGAGCTACAGCCGCTTCATCAACGGCCTGCACAAAGCCAATATCGAGATCAACCGCAAATCCCTCGCCCACCTGGCCTGGCACGACAGCGACGCCTTCGCCAAACTGGTCGAGATAGCCAAAGGCTGA
- the rpmI gene encoding 50S ribosomal protein L35, with protein MPKIKTNRSAAKRFKVTGTGKIVRHHAKSAHIKTKKSPKLKRHLRASAIVRKCDENRVNRMLGH; from the coding sequence ATGCCCAAGATCAAGACAAACCGTTCCGCGGCCAAGCGGTTCAAGGTTACCGGCACCGGCAAGATCGTGCGTCACCACGCCAAAAGCGCCCACATCAAAACCAAGAAGTCACCCAAGCTGAAACGCCACCTGCGCGCCAGCGCCATCGTGCGCAAATGCGATGAAAACCGCGTGAACCGCATGCTGGGACACTAA